One window from the genome of Palaemon carinicauda isolate YSFRI2023 chromosome 24, ASM3689809v2, whole genome shotgun sequence encodes:
- the LOC137617881 gene encoding uncharacterized protein isoform X1, with product MSAILGFPIIVPFDPADGSLRISDDNLSEFPALLRNRNLRKVRVSIRSNPLYVFELEKFLLTCSNRKIRVNDLALEELFRHPDNIQGSVLLRPLQEVLSRCSMRFYMGQLDNSFVLPDTMEILHISVPNNDAFQPLKKIINSGKHQLGLLCINLRVSSVDIEKLLPLKGVKGWPPSLFLPDIYAKHITKVVGVAEALLPTDRRMFGSLFFPRYKAKASQIINELIDSDIKVSGGIFLPSTCLPPTRGEQSILEFLAEDKLGAKCGIVWGKYDKSHEGTIHDMDSWW from the exons ATGAGTGCTATATTAGGGTTTCCCATCATCGTCCCATTCGACCCAGCGGACGGAAGTCTCCGAATATCTGACGACAACTTGTCCGAATTCCCTGCTTTACTAAGGAATAGGAATCTCCGTAAGGTTCGCGTCAGCATCAGGAGCAACCCGCTTTATGTGTTCGAGCTTGAGAAATTCCTACTGACGTGCTCGAACAGAAAGATCAGGGTGAATGACCTCGCTCTAGAGGAGCTGTTTCGGCATCCGGATAATATTCAGGGATCTGTTCTTTTACGGCCACTACAAGAGGTACTGTCTAG GTGTAGCATGCGTTTCTACATGGGGCAGCTGGACAATTCCTTCGTCCTTCCAGATACCATGGAGATATTGCACATAAGTGTTCCGAATAATGATGCCTTTCAACCTCTTAAGAAGATCATTAACAGTGGGAAACACCAATTAGGACTCTTAT GCATAAATCTAAGAGTTTCTTCAGTCGATATTGAGAAATTGTTACCACTCAAGGGAGTCAAGGGATGGCCGCCATCTTTATTTCTTCCCGACATTTACGCAAAACATATAACTAAGGTGGTTGGTGTTGCTGAGGCACTTCTTCCCACAGACAGGAG AATGTTCGGGTCTTTGTTCTTCCCAAGATACAAGGCGAAAGCATCCCAAATCATTAACGAGTTAATCGATTCAGATATTAAAGTCAGCGGCGGGATTTTCCTTCCGTCCACCTGCTTGCCGCCAACGAGGGGGGAACAAAGCATACTGGAGTTTCTGGCAGAGGATAAACTCGGTGCAAAGTGTGGCATAGTATG GGGTAAATATGATAAGAGTCACGAAGGAACTATACATGACATGGACTCCTGGTGGTGA
- the LOC137617881 gene encoding uncharacterized protein isoform X2 — MSAILGFPIIVPFDPADGSLRISDDNLSEFPALLRNRNLRKVRVSIRSNPLYVFELEKFLLTCSNRKIRVNDLALEELFRHPDNIQGSVLLRPLQEVLSRCSMRFYMGQLDNSFVLPDTMEILHISVPNNDAFQPLKKIINSGKHQLGLLCINLRVSSVDIEKLLPLKGVKGWPPSLFLPDIYAKHITKVVGVAEALLPTDRRMFGSLFFPRYKAKASQIINELIDSDIKVSGGIFLPSTCLPPTRGEQSILEFLAEDKLGAKCGIVWD; from the exons ATGAGTGCTATATTAGGGTTTCCCATCATCGTCCCATTCGACCCAGCGGACGGAAGTCTCCGAATATCTGACGACAACTTGTCCGAATTCCCTGCTTTACTAAGGAATAGGAATCTCCGTAAGGTTCGCGTCAGCATCAGGAGCAACCCGCTTTATGTGTTCGAGCTTGAGAAATTCCTACTGACGTGCTCGAACAGAAAGATCAGGGTGAATGACCTCGCTCTAGAGGAGCTGTTTCGGCATCCGGATAATATTCAGGGATCTGTTCTTTTACGGCCACTACAAGAGGTACTGTCTAG GTGTAGCATGCGTTTCTACATGGGGCAGCTGGACAATTCCTTCGTCCTTCCAGATACCATGGAGATATTGCACATAAGTGTTCCGAATAATGATGCCTTTCAACCTCTTAAGAAGATCATTAACAGTGGGAAACACCAATTAGGACTCTTAT GCATAAATCTAAGAGTTTCTTCAGTCGATATTGAGAAATTGTTACCACTCAAGGGAGTCAAGGGATGGCCGCCATCTTTATTTCTTCCCGACATTTACGCAAAACATATAACTAAGGTGGTTGGTGTTGCTGAGGCACTTCTTCCCACAGACAGGAG AATGTTCGGGTCTTTGTTCTTCCCAAGATACAAGGCGAAAGCATCCCAAATCATTAACGAGTTAATCGATTCAGATATTAAAGTCAGCGGCGGGATTTTCCTTCCGTCCACCTGCTTGCCGCCAACGAGGGGGGAACAAAGCATACTGGAGTTTCTGGCAGAGGATAAACTCGGTGCAAAGTGTGGCATAGTATG ggaTTAA